From one Methylomonas paludis genomic stretch:
- a CDS encoding DUF1566 domain-containing protein — MRQPKYKKCLLGTAIVLATCSVPAQATLTDYGYGLVIDSALSFAWAKDANLFLTLATKSGNASSFVNTVISANGGQVSDGGTGTHTLNPTEFDTTTGQLDWWAAQAFIGYLNNIDYLGHTTWTLPSVTPLNIGGLSYNGSTDFGYNTSSTSSYLAYLYNAELANPNLYLNQSTPAHNSSWTGTADPNFTNAANGQPDAFTNLASGFYWTGTEYSNYLHDAWAFDTSQGLQFNENKTTLFYAWFGATAVPETSTTWMLSLALLTMLGFKHRSLRSKAI, encoded by the coding sequence ATGAGACAACCTAAATACAAAAAGTGCCTGCTAGGCACGGCGATTGTGCTGGCGACATGCAGTGTCCCGGCACAGGCAACGCTGACCGATTACGGATACGGCTTGGTAATAGACAGTGCGCTGTCCTTCGCCTGGGCAAAAGACGCCAATCTGTTTCTGACCTTGGCGACTAAATCAGGTAATGCCAGTAGTTTTGTTAATACCGTGATCAGCGCGAATGGCGGCCAAGTTAGTGACGGCGGTACCGGCACCCATACCCTGAACCCTACTGAATTTGATACCACCACAGGCCAGTTAGACTGGTGGGCGGCCCAAGCTTTTATTGGTTATCTGAATAATATTGATTATCTTGGTCATACCACCTGGACATTGCCTAGCGTAACCCCACTGAATATCGGTGGTCTCAGCTATAACGGCAGTACCGATTTTGGTTACAATACCAGCAGCACTTCATCCTATCTGGCCTATCTTTATAATGCCGAACTGGCCAATCCCAACCTCTACCTGAACCAATCTACTCCTGCCCATAATTCAAGCTGGACCGGGACAGCCGACCCTAACTTTACCAATGCCGCAAATGGTCAGCCTGACGCTTTCACCAATTTAGCCAGCGGCTTCTATTGGACCGGCACAGAATACAGCAACTATCTTCACGATGCCTGGGCATTTGATACCTCCCAAGGCCTGCAGTTTAACGAAAACAAGACCACCCTGTTTTATGCTTGGTTTGGTGCGACTGCTGTACCGGAAACCTCAACGACCTGGATGTTAAGCTTAGCCTTATTGACCATGCTGGGTTTCAAACACCGCAGTCTGCGCAGCAAAGCCATTTAA
- a CDS encoding FecR family protein: MPAVANDVVATISDLQGTLSAQHADGNAALLAESSAVFENDVLSTEANSYARLKFIDQSEVVLRPNSSLTIESFKYPNQQAELGSILLRLIKGSLRKITGEIGHKVPDQDQLITPVATIGIRGTHYGLLFCQDDCSEIPTVSGKPLANGLHVDVLEGAIALQNSGGELRVAAGEFAFVADPEHEPAQVSSQQGIQITIPPHIIPDSGHGNRPDPNHHNGQCTIP, translated from the coding sequence ATGCCAGCAGTTGCCAATGATGTGGTAGCCACTATCAGTGATTTGCAGGGCACGCTGTCGGCGCAACATGCTGACGGTAACGCAGCCCTGTTGGCAGAAAGCTCGGCAGTGTTTGAAAATGATGTGCTCAGCACCGAGGCCAATAGTTACGCCCGACTTAAATTTATTGACCAAAGCGAAGTGGTGCTGCGCCCCAATTCCAGCCTTACCATCGAAAGTTTCAAATACCCTAATCAACAGGCCGAACTGGGCAGTATACTATTACGGCTAATCAAGGGCAGTTTGCGGAAAATTACCGGAGAAATCGGTCACAAGGTACCGGACCAAGATCAGCTAATCACGCCGGTGGCCACCATAGGCATACGCGGCACTCATTACGGTCTGCTGTTTTGTCAGGACGATTGCAGCGAAATCCCTACCGTCAGCGGTAAGCCTTTAGCTAATGGTTTGCATGTGGATGTGCTGGAAGGGGCTATTGCGCTGCAAAACAGCGGCGGCGAACTTAGAGTGGCTGCCGGTGAGTTTGCCTTTGTGGCTGACCCGGAACATGAACCGGCTCAGGTCAGCAGTCAGCAAGGTATTCAAATTACCATACCGCCACATATCATACCTGATAGCGGTCATGGTAATCGTCCGGATCCGAATCACCACAATGGACAATGTACGATTCCTTAA
- a CDS encoding YadA family autotransporter adhesin, protein MCSTKFKRKSIAAAIAMLSMSFAQNASALTDTSLTITNNGSSATNSIQAQGQNAVNNISALGVGSSNVIQSDAVSGTNDIEGHTTQIGYTTTGSVTTIGNPDLSSINTVQGSTNAITAGGANSITAGSTNTITAATGNTITTTSGDNSITASAGANTITAATTNTITAASNVISATTNTITGTTNINASSNNATNINTGTSTGAVAIGNAANTTSLAGGTNTVGDSSSYATTNNIGTGAANGSTNNIGNSNTATTVNVAAGNSSISLANGSASLALHSNGKTAGVVVSDAQTVISGGLNSPTSLTLNGSGATFAGSSGQPVQLHNIAAGTQGTDAVNVNQLNQVSTALTQNSNRAYSGIAQVAAMQAVPSPVGGKKYSLGMGGGFYYGQQAIAFGGKAIVGDHLTVGASVATGFGSNGDMATSLGAGYSW, encoded by the coding sequence ATGTGTAGTACTAAATTCAAGCGCAAGTCAATTGCCGCCGCTATCGCAATGCTGTCTATGTCTTTTGCACAGAATGCATCTGCATTAACAGACACCTCGCTAACAATTACCAATAACGGCAGTAGCGCCACTAATAGTATCCAGGCTCAGGGGCAAAATGCCGTCAACAATATTTCGGCTTTGGGTGTGGGTAGTTCAAATGTCATTCAGTCCGATGCGGTTTCTGGTACCAATGATATCGAAGGTCACACAACTCAGATCGGTTACACTACTACAGGTTCAGTTACCACCATAGGTAATCCGGATTTAAGCTCCATCAATACCGTACAGGGCAGCACCAATGCCATCACTGCCGGTGGTGCCAATAGCATTACCGCAGGTAGTACCAATACCATCACTGCCGCTACGGGTAACACCATCACCACCACCAGCGGTGATAACAGCATTACCGCCAGTGCCGGTGCCAATACCATTACCGCTGCCACCACCAACACCATTACCGCCGCAAGCAATGTTATTTCGGCTACCACCAACACCATTACCGGCACCACCAATATTAACGCCAGCAGCAATAACGCCACTAATATCAATACCGGCACCAGCACTGGTGCAGTGGCGATAGGCAATGCTGCCAATACCACCAGCCTGGCCGGCGGCACCAATACTGTCGGTGACAGCAGCAGCTATGCCACCACCAATAACATCGGCACTGGCGCTGCCAACGGCAGTACCAACAATATCGGTAACAGCAATACCGCCACCACGGTTAATGTGGCTGCCGGCAATAGCTCTATATCCTTGGCCAACGGTTCGGCATCTTTAGCGCTGCACAGCAACGGCAAAACCGCCGGTGTAGTGGTCAGCGATGCTCAGACCGTAATTTCCGGTGGCCTGAATTCACCGACCAGCTTGACACTTAACGGCAGTGGCGCAACATTTGCCGGCAGTTCTGGTCAACCGGTGCAATTACATAATATTGCCGCCGGTACCCAAGGCACCGATGCGGTTAACGTCAACCAGTTGAATCAGGTTTCCACGGCGCTGACTCAGAACTCCAATAGAGCCTACAGCGGTATCGCTCAAGTAGCTGCCATGCAGGCTGTACCAAGTCCAGTGGGCGGCAAAAAATACTCTCTGGGTATGGGCGGCGGCTTTTATTACGGCCAACAAGCGATTGCCTTTGGCGGTAAAGCCATTGTCGGTGATCATCTGACTGTTGG
- a CDS encoding sulfurtransferase TusA family protein, which produces MTTIEYDFEVDASGLQCPLPLLRLKKAIMEIDSGKIVKVIATDPAAHLDFGVYLDQAGHIALKIHKESEKQIFYIKKK; this is translated from the coding sequence ATGACTACCATAGAATACGATTTTGAAGTTGATGCCAGCGGTTTACAGTGTCCCTTGCCGCTGCTCAGGCTAAAAAAAGCCATTATGGAAATTGATAGCGGCAAAATAGTTAAAGTAATCGCTACCGATCCGGCTGCACATCTGGATTTTGGCGTTTATTTGGATCAGGCAGGGCATATCGCCCTTAAGATACATAAAGAATCGGAAAAACAGATTTTTTATATCAAGAAAAAATAA